One Sphaerisporangium krabiense DNA segment encodes these proteins:
- a CDS encoding ice-binding family protein: MLTAALTATVAAWVVAVAPGSAGAAAQPVPVPLGAAAGFAVLAGTSVTNTGTSTITGDVGVAPGSTVTGFTPPSIVNGIIHINDTAATQAQTALATAFADVTSRPSTGTIAPALGGQTLPPGVYTSTGGPFTLSGDLTLDAKGDPNAVFVIRGSSLTVAAQGTVTLAGGARACNVFLALTRTATLYAGSRLRGNVLVVPGTAGGIVVGADVTVEGRLLAGPLAAVTLAGDTVTAPRGCATGRNTTVTVTFSCSGTGPGRPLSLNAIVRSANGPVTSGQVRFTSDGATLGTAPLDSSGRATLANPNLTEGIHRIVATFEGTPEFDPATSQPLELPVGPDGKCPEECEHEHGRHDHGVKGEAEDADKQNPRTVRKDRHDRRHHHQKDHGKLVTLQTLHTLAGVFGEDGHHGHHSHHDSGSHHGQGPKGHQNYQKPYQKPRYHKYYKAPRPRVAVTG; encoded by the coding sequence TTGCTGACGGCGGCTCTCACGGCGACCGTCGCGGCGTGGGTCGTCGCCGTGGCGCCCGGTTCCGCCGGCGCGGCGGCACAGCCGGTCCCGGTGCCGCTCGGCGCCGCCGCGGGCTTCGCCGTTCTGGCGGGGACGTCCGTGACCAACACCGGAACCTCGACCATCACCGGGGACGTCGGCGTCGCCCCCGGGAGCACGGTCACGGGCTTCACGCCCCCGAGCATCGTGAACGGGATCATCCACATCAACGACACGGCCGCGACCCAGGCGCAGACGGCCCTGGCCACGGCGTTCGCCGACGTCACCTCCCGCCCTTCGACCGGGACGATCGCCCCGGCGCTCGGCGGCCAGACGCTGCCCCCGGGCGTCTACACGTCCACGGGCGGCCCGTTCACGCTGAGCGGCGACCTCACCCTGGACGCGAAGGGGGACCCGAACGCGGTCTTCGTCATCCGGGGATCCAGCCTGACCGTGGCGGCGCAGGGCACGGTCACCCTGGCCGGCGGGGCGCGGGCCTGCAACGTTTTCCTGGCCCTCACCAGGACCGCGACCCTGTACGCGGGATCCAGACTGCGCGGCAACGTGCTGGTCGTGCCCGGGACCGCGGGCGGCATCGTGGTGGGCGCCGACGTCACCGTGGAAGGCAGGCTGCTGGCCGGCCCGCTCGCCGCCGTGACCCTCGCCGGGGACACCGTCACGGCTCCGCGCGGATGCGCGACCGGCAGGAACACGACCGTCACCGTGACGTTCTCCTGCAGCGGGACCGGGCCCGGCCGGCCGCTGAGCCTGAACGCGATCGTGCGCTCGGCCAACGGCCCCGTCACCTCCGGCCAGGTCCGGTTCACCAGTGACGGCGCCACGCTCGGCACGGCCCCGCTCGACTCCTCCGGCCGGGCGACGCTCGCCAACCCGAACCTGACCGAGGGCATCCACAGGATCGTGGCCACGTTCGAGGGCACGCCCGAGTTCGACCCGGCCACCTCGCAACCCCTGGAGCTGCCGGTCGGCCCCGACGGCAAGTGCCCGGAGGAGTGCGAACACGAGCACGGGAGGCACGACCACGGGGTGAAGGGCGAGGCCGAGGACGCCGACAAGCAGAACCCGCGGACGGTCCGCAAGGATCGCCACGACCGGCGCCATCACCACCAGAAGGACCACGGCAAGCTGGTGACGTTGCAGACGCTGCACACGCTCGCCGGGGTGTTCGGCGAGGACGGCCACCACGGCCACCACAGCCACCACGATTCGGGGTCCCACCACGGCCAGGGGCCGAAGGGCCACCAGAACTACCAGAAGCCGTACCAGAAGCCGCGCTACCACAAGTACTACAAGGCGCCACGCCCGCGCGTCGCCGTCACCGGCTGA
- a CDS encoding LLM class flavin-dependent oxidoreductase: MTDDIRGVARGESTVPLSILDLATVGAGDTPSDALRTTTELARRAEDWGYHRFWVAEHHGMPSVASSSPAVILAHLGANTRSIRLGSGGVMLPNHAPLIVAEQFGTLHALHPGRIDLGLGRAPGTDQATARALRRRATPDADDFPEQLAELVAFLDDTYETGHPTLLIRAVPGEASAPGSGRPPIWLLGSSGFSAQLAALLGLPFAFAHHFSSANTIPALELYRSRFEPSAVLDKPYAMIGVGAVAADTGAEALRRARTGALGMLRLRRGTPAPLPTPEEAEAYPYSPAEEQFVREWLGNVVHGDPATVRAGLDALRERTGADELMITTGVHGGEARIRSYRLIAEAYGMTKEL; this comes from the coding sequence ATGACCGATGACATCCGTGGTGTGGCCCGTGGCGAGTCGACCGTCCCGCTCTCGATCCTGGACCTGGCGACCGTCGGCGCGGGTGACACGCCGTCCGACGCGCTGCGGACGACGACGGAGCTGGCGCGGCGCGCGGAGGATTGGGGGTACCACCGGTTCTGGGTGGCCGAGCACCACGGCATGCCGAGCGTGGCCAGTTCCTCCCCCGCCGTGATCCTCGCCCACCTCGGCGCCAACACGCGGAGCATCCGTCTCGGCTCGGGCGGGGTGATGCTCCCGAACCACGCGCCGCTCATCGTGGCCGAGCAGTTCGGCACCCTGCACGCGCTGCACCCCGGGCGCATCGACCTCGGGCTCGGCCGCGCCCCCGGCACCGACCAGGCGACCGCCCGCGCGCTGCGCCGCAGGGCCACCCCGGACGCCGACGACTTCCCCGAGCAGCTCGCCGAGCTCGTCGCCTTCCTCGACGACACCTACGAGACCGGCCACCCGACCCTGCTCATCCGCGCCGTGCCCGGCGAGGCGAGCGCGCCCGGGTCCGGGCGTCCGCCGATCTGGCTGCTCGGATCCAGCGGGTTCAGCGCGCAGCTCGCCGCGCTGCTCGGCCTGCCGTTCGCCTTCGCCCACCACTTCAGCTCGGCCAACACGATCCCCGCCCTGGAGCTGTACCGCTCGCGGTTCGAGCCGTCCGCGGTGCTGGACAAGCCGTACGCGATGATCGGCGTGGGCGCGGTGGCGGCGGACACCGGCGCGGAGGCGCTGCGGCGGGCGCGCACCGGGGCGCTCGGCATGCTGCGCCTGCGGCGGGGCACGCCCGCGCCGCTGCCCACGCCCGAGGAGGCCGAGGCGTACCCCTACAGCCCCGCCGAGGAGCAGTTCGTCCGCGAGTGGCTCGGCAACGTCGTGCACGGCGACCCGGCGACGGTGCGGGCGGGCCTGGACGCGCTGCGCGAGCGCACCGGGGCGGACGAGCTGATGATCACCACGGGCGTGCACGGGGGCGAGGCCAGGATCCGCTCCTACCGGCTGATCGCCGAGGCGTACGGGATGACCAAGGAGCTCTGA
- a CDS encoding DUF6158 family protein, translating to MNRVDPRNLSVRDLRDELRELEESWMETLLRGSDNDLDDHAVRTRELEEEFDRRARGDAPPQGDAAAEQAPSGSEGDAEQAPQARSGPEAVAE from the coding sequence ATGAACAGAGTCGATCCGAGAAACCTGAGCGTGCGAGATCTGCGCGACGAGCTCCGTGAGCTTGAGGAGTCCTGGATGGAGACGCTGCTGCGCGGTTCCGACAACGACCTGGACGACCACGCCGTGCGCACCCGGGAGCTGGAGGAGGAGTTCGACCGGCGCGCGAGGGGCGACGCGCCGCCGCAGGGGGACGCGGCCGCGGAGCAGGCGCCGAGCGGATCCGAGGGAGACGCGGAGCAGGCGCCGCAGGCGCGGAGCGGGCCCGAGGCGGTCGCGGAATAG
- a CDS encoding HAD-IC family P-type ATPase, which yields MALRHVLASSASLLRAALPGPLGALLPPHPRVAVPCPGGVHVDLYGIGGPGTEKAAQALERRLRAVPGVERAEVNGRLGRVLVTVADGGADLETLTAVVEEMDPRPEDAPRPPAGPVERHARAAVRLAASVAAAGLAVAGQVARIHPVDPLVPALGNLAASTPFTREAVEDRLGRAPAEALFMAFTLTTQALTARPLGLVAQAASSLCRYVEARAVRASWSRAQERLAATPGAYHHVEAGTGPRPGSLRHGPAEKYGQVAGPAILAVYGGTRLLTPHGRRALSLLVAATPKIAGLTRDAFAGVAGRALAARDALVLDATALRLMDRADTVILDAAVLTTGGWTIDRVEPLAEGPKTGELYARLHSLIDLSDPGAAGDGQGWSVTPLADLDRLPSGDAAVWRERGLRAFEVRRDGTPVAVAGLAREAEPLAEAVVAAAKAAGTVLLAGEAAVARRFAVGEVIPAEDLAAHVARLQARGHGVVVVSRDAGPALAMADIGVGVPGAAGALPWDADVVTGPSGVHLILSCLPRAVRASTNGVRLGAVAAVVGGLLAIAGPEATALRRAYVLDAVASLTAVALGEWAGRVAARVPVPPPADVTPWHAMSVKEVLALLGSSADGISGDDAERRRTAAGAPEARPRSLARTTAEELANPLTPALAAGAVISALVGSVLDAVMISAVMLTNALLGGVQRFRADRALHRLTEATEVRVRLRRPDGVVSATKDDLAPGDVVELRAGDAVPADARVIKADGLEVDESTLTGESQLVTKTAAPTVAAAVADRASMVYQGTTVAAGSARAVIVATGELTEAGRSARLAAEPSPPTGVELRLRELSRRTLPVSIAAGVVLLLTDLLRGRPLAAALTPAVSLTVAAVPEGLPFVATLAELAAARRLSKRAALVRNPSTIEALGRVNVLCFDKTGTLTEGRIRLRYISDGRHGAAVEKAGDRLRRVLAAAVRASPRTGGGRVIAHPTDRAVLDGAERIGVTPGDGLDRWERVDVMPFEPGRGYHAVLGATGEGQLLTVKGAPEILLTRCDRVLRDGTPAPLDEAARRALEDEVDRLARQGYRVLAVAERRASDRGDLDESRVDELCFLGFLGLADPVRPTAAESVRRLARAGVRVVMVTGDHPSTAEAIAVELDALDGRRVMTGPELEEMDDESLTKVLPEVAVFARATPAHKARIVTCLRKAGEVVAVTGDGANDAPAIRMADVGIALGSRATPAARAAADLVVTDDRIETIVDAIVEGRAMWSSVRDALSILLGGNVGEIVFTVGTGLLAGGSALNARQLLLVNLLTDMAPALAVAVRPPASTDPDKLLAEGPEASLGESLTRDIYLRSAVTASAAIAAWAAGRLTGTQARANTIGLVALVAAQLFQTVAQGGRDRVVVAATLASLVMLVVVVSVPGVSTFFGSRPLGPVGWSIALGCAAAATYLGPAAQDVVRRARAAAPAPAPA from the coding sequence ATGGCGCTGAGGCACGTGCTGGCCTCCTCCGCCTCCCTGCTGCGGGCCGCGCTGCCCGGCCCCCTGGGCGCTCTCCTCCCGCCGCACCCCCGCGTAGCCGTCCCGTGCCCCGGCGGTGTCCACGTCGACCTGTACGGCATCGGCGGGCCGGGCACCGAGAAGGCGGCGCAAGCCCTGGAGCGGCGGTTGCGCGCGGTGCCCGGCGTCGAGCGGGCCGAGGTCAACGGCCGTCTCGGCCGGGTCCTCGTCACCGTGGCGGACGGGGGCGCGGACCTCGAGACGCTGACGGCGGTCGTCGAGGAGATGGACCCCCGCCCGGAGGACGCGCCGCGGCCTCCCGCCGGGCCCGTCGAGCGGCACGCGCGCGCGGCGGTCCGCCTCGCGGCGAGCGTGGCCGCCGCCGGGCTCGCCGTCGCCGGGCAGGTCGCGAGGATCCACCCCGTGGACCCGCTCGTGCCGGCCCTGGGGAACCTGGCCGCCTCCACCCCTTTCACGCGCGAGGCCGTCGAGGACCGCCTCGGCCGCGCCCCCGCCGAGGCCCTGTTCATGGCGTTCACGCTGACCACCCAGGCGCTCACCGCGCGCCCGCTCGGGCTGGTGGCGCAGGCGGCCTCGTCGCTGTGCCGGTACGTGGAGGCCAGGGCCGTCCGGGCCTCCTGGTCGCGGGCGCAGGAGCGGCTGGCCGCCACGCCGGGCGCCTACCACCACGTCGAGGCCGGGACCGGGCCGCGCCCCGGAAGCCTGCGGCACGGCCCGGCGGAGAAGTACGGGCAGGTGGCGGGCCCGGCCATCCTCGCCGTCTACGGCGGGACCCGGCTGCTCACCCCGCACGGGCGCCGGGCCCTGTCCCTCCTCGTCGCCGCCACGCCGAAGATCGCCGGCCTGACCCGCGACGCGTTCGCCGGGGTGGCCGGCCGCGCGCTGGCCGCCCGCGACGCGCTCGTCCTGGACGCCACGGCGCTGCGCCTCATGGACCGGGCCGACACCGTGATCCTGGACGCGGCCGTGCTCACCACCGGCGGATGGACGATCGACCGCGTGGAGCCCCTCGCCGAGGGACCGAAGACCGGCGAGCTGTACGCCCGGCTCCACTCGCTGATCGACCTCTCCGATCCCGGCGCGGCGGGGGACGGACAGGGGTGGTCGGTCACCCCGCTCGCCGACCTGGACCGCCTGCCCTCCGGCGACGCCGCCGTGTGGCGGGAACGCGGGCTGCGCGCCTTCGAGGTGCGCAGGGACGGCACGCCGGTCGCGGTCGCCGGGCTCGCCCGCGAGGCCGAGCCGCTGGCCGAGGCCGTCGTCGCCGCCGCGAAGGCCGCGGGGACGGTCCTGCTGGCGGGGGAGGCGGCCGTCGCCCGGCGCTTCGCCGTCGGCGAGGTCATCCCGGCCGAGGACCTGGCCGCGCACGTGGCGCGCCTGCAGGCGCGCGGCCACGGCGTGGTGGTGGTGTCGCGGGACGCCGGACCGGCGCTGGCCATGGCCGACATCGGCGTCGGCGTGCCCGGCGCGGCCGGAGCCCTGCCGTGGGACGCCGACGTCGTCACCGGGCCGTCCGGCGTCCACCTGATCCTGAGCTGCCTGCCCCGCGCGGTGCGGGCGAGCACCAACGGCGTGCGGCTCGGCGCCGTCGCGGCGGTCGTCGGAGGCCTGCTGGCCATCGCCGGGCCGGAGGCCACGGCGCTGCGCCGGGCGTACGTGCTGGACGCGGTCGCCTCGCTGACCGCCGTCGCCCTCGGGGAATGGGCGGGCCGCGTCGCCGCCCGCGTGCCCGTGCCGCCGCCCGCCGACGTCACCCCGTGGCACGCCATGTCCGTCAAGGAGGTGCTGGCGCTGCTCGGGTCCTCCGCCGACGGCATCTCCGGCGACGACGCCGAACGGCGCAGGACCGCGGCCGGGGCCCCGGAGGCGCGGCCCCGCTCGCTCGCGCGCACGACCGCGGAGGAGCTGGCCAACCCGCTCACCCCCGCGCTCGCGGCCGGGGCGGTGATCTCGGCCCTGGTCGGCTCGGTGCTCGACGCGGTGATGATCAGCGCGGTGATGCTGACGAACGCGCTGCTCGGCGGCGTGCAGCGCTTCCGCGCCGACCGGGCGCTGCACCGTCTCACCGAGGCCACCGAGGTCCGCGTCCGCCTGCGCCGCCCCGATGGCGTGGTGTCCGCCACCAAGGACGACCTCGCCCCCGGCGACGTGGTGGAGCTGCGCGCCGGGGACGCCGTGCCCGCCGACGCGCGGGTGATCAAGGCGGACGGCCTGGAGGTGGACGAGTCGACGCTCACCGGGGAGTCACAGCTCGTCACCAAGACCGCCGCGCCGACGGTCGCCGCGGCGGTCGCCGACCGCGCCTCGATGGTCTACCAGGGCACCACGGTCGCGGCGGGCAGCGCGCGTGCGGTCATCGTCGCGACCGGCGAGCTGACCGAGGCCGGGCGCAGCGCGCGGCTGGCCGCCGAGCCCAGCCCGCCCACGGGCGTCGAGCTGCGGCTGCGCGAGCTGAGCCGCCGCACCCTGCCCGTCTCGATCGCCGCGGGCGTCGTCCTGCTGCTCACCGACCTGCTGCGCGGGCGCCCCCTGGCCGCGGCGCTCACCCCGGCGGTCAGCCTGACCGTGGCCGCGGTGCCCGAGGGGTTGCCGTTCGTCGCGACCCTCGCCGAGCTGGCGGCGGCGCGGCGGCTGTCCAAGCGGGCCGCGCTGGTGCGCAATCCCTCCACGATCGAGGCCCTCGGCCGGGTCAACGTGCTGTGCTTCGACAAGACCGGCACGCTGACCGAGGGCCGCATCCGGCTCAGGTACATCTCCGACGGCCGGCACGGCGCCGCGGTCGAGAAGGCCGGCGACCGGCTGCGGCGCGTGCTGGCCGCGGCCGTGCGGGCCAGCCCGCGCACCGGCGGAGGCCGCGTGATCGCCCACCCCACCGACCGCGCGGTCCTCGACGGCGCCGAGAGGATCGGCGTGACGCCGGGGGACGGGCTGGACCGCTGGGAGCGGGTCGACGTGATGCCCTTCGAGCCCGGCCGCGGCTATCACGCCGTGCTCGGCGCCACGGGCGAGGGGCAGCTCCTCACCGTGAAGGGCGCTCCGGAGATCCTGCTCACCCGCTGCGACCGGGTGCTGCGGGACGGCACGCCCGCGCCGCTGGACGAGGCCGCGCGGCGGGCGCTGGAGGACGAGGTGGACCGGCTGGCACGCCAGGGCTACCGGGTGCTCGCGGTGGCCGAGCGCCGCGCCTCCGACCGCGGCGACCTGGACGAGTCGCGCGTGGACGAGCTGTGCTTCCTCGGGTTCCTCGGCCTGGCCGACCCGGTGCGCCCGACCGCCGCCGAGAGCGTGCGCCGTCTCGCCCGCGCCGGCGTGCGCGTCGTCATGGTGACCGGCGACCATCCGAGCACCGCCGAGGCCATCGCGGTGGAGCTGGACGCGCTGGACGGCAGGCGCGTGATGACCGGCCCCGAGCTGGAGGAGATGGACGACGAGTCGCTGACCAAGGTGCTGCCCGAGGTGGCCGTCTTCGCCCGCGCCACCCCCGCGCACAAGGCGCGGATCGTCACCTGCCTGCGCAAGGCCGGGGAGGTCGTGGCGGTCACCGGCGACGGCGCCAACGACGCCCCCGCGATCCGCATGGCCGACGTCGGCATCGCGCTCGGCTCCCGCGCCACGCCGGCCGCCCGCGCCGCCGCCGACCTGGTCGTGACCGACGACCGCATCGAGACCATCGTGGACGCGATCGTCGAGGGCCGGGCCATGTGGAGCTCGGTGCGCGACGCGCTCAGCATCCTGCTCGGCGGCAACGTCGGCGAGATCGTCTTCACGGTGGGCACCGGCCTGCTGGCCGGCGGCAGCGCGCTGAACGCCCGCCAGCTCCTGCTGGTGAACCTGCTCACCGACATGGCGCCGGCCCTGGCGGTGGCCGTGCGCCCGCCCGCCTCGACCGACCCCGACAAGCTGCTCGCCGAGGGACCGGAGGCGTCGCTCGGTGAGTCGCTGACCCGCGACATCTACCTGCGCTCGGCCGTGACCGCGAGCGCCGCGATCGCGGCGTGGGCCGCGGGACGGCTGACCGGCACGCAGGCGCGGGCCAACACGATCGGGCTGGTCGCGCTGGTGGCGGCCCAGCTCTTCCAGACCGTGGCCCAGGGCGGGCGCGACCGGGTCGTGGTGGCCGCGACGCTGGCGTCCCTGGTCATGCTGGTCGTGGTCGTGTCGGTGCCGGGGGTGAGCACGTTCTTCGGCAGCCGCCCGCTCGGACCGGTCGGCTGGTCCATCGCGCTCGGCTGCGCCGCCGCCGCCACCTACCTGGGCCCGGCCGCGCAGGACGTGGTCAGGCGGGCCCGTGCCGCCGCGCCGGCGCCGGCGCCGGCGTGA
- a CDS encoding C40 family peptidase → MRRAVRLTLAGGVLVLAAGSAPLVVAKEPNRLVAIAGAIEDGQRQSRWAGGAIPYVWGGGHDKLPGPSRGTCLGYHGSIKPCPAATTTGLDCSGLARWVYHLAFKEDVLGPGNTDDHLRRLRKVPARAARPGDLVFYGKVRKRSVRTHHVGIYIGDGKMINALRTGTTIRTDPVDILPDLAGYYRYER, encoded by the coding sequence GTGCGGCGTGCGGTCCGGCTGACGCTCGCGGGCGGCGTCCTCGTCCTCGCGGCGGGATCGGCGCCCCTCGTCGTCGCCAAGGAGCCGAACCGGCTGGTGGCGATCGCCGGCGCCATCGAGGACGGGCAGCGGCAGAGCCGGTGGGCGGGCGGGGCGATCCCCTACGTCTGGGGCGGCGGGCACGACAAGCTGCCAGGACCCTCGCGCGGCACCTGCCTCGGCTACCACGGCTCCATCAAGCCCTGCCCCGCCGCCACCACCACGGGCCTGGACTGCTCGGGGCTGGCCCGCTGGGTGTACCACCTGGCGTTCAAGGAGGACGTGCTCGGCCCAGGGAACACCGACGACCACCTGCGCCGCCTGCGCAAGGTGCCGGCCAGGGCGGCCAGGCCCGGCGACCTGGTGTTCTACGGCAAGGTGCGCAAACGGTCGGTCAGGACCCACCACGTGGGCATCTACATCGGCGACGGCAAGATGATCAACGCGCTGCGGACCGGCACCACCATCAGGACCGACCCCGTGGACATCCTCCCCGATCTTGCGGGCTACTACCGCTACGAGCGGTGA
- a CDS encoding response regulator — MTKILVVDDEPQLLRALRINLLARHYEVEVARDGGTALRQAAGWHPDLVVLDLGLPDIDGVDVIHGLRGWTKVPIIVLSGRSGSADKVDALDAGADDYVTKPFGIDELLARIRAVTRRAATQEEELAEIPVGDHVVDLVAKTVSGGVRLTPTEWHLLTILLRNPGKLISQRRLLTEVWGSNYVKETHYLRQYMVQLRRKLEADPAHPCHLLTEPGMGYRFQP; from the coding sequence ATGACCAAGATTCTCGTCGTTGACGACGAACCCCAGCTACTGCGGGCCCTGCGTATCAACCTCCTCGCGCGGCACTACGAGGTCGAGGTGGCCAGGGACGGCGGCACCGCGCTGCGCCAGGCCGCCGGGTGGCACCCCGACCTGGTCGTGCTGGACCTGGGCCTTCCCGACATCGACGGCGTGGACGTGATCCACGGGCTGCGGGGCTGGACCAAGGTGCCGATCATCGTGCTGTCCGGCAGGTCCGGCAGCGCCGACAAGGTGGACGCGCTGGACGCGGGCGCCGATGACTACGTGACCAAACCGTTCGGGATCGACGAGCTCCTCGCCAGGATCCGCGCCGTCACCCGGCGCGCGGCCACACAGGAGGAGGAACTGGCCGAGATCCCCGTCGGCGACCACGTCGTCGACCTGGTCGCCAAGACGGTCTCGGGCGGCGTACGGCTCACGCCCACCGAGTGGCACCTGCTGACGATCCTGCTGCGCAACCCGGGCAAGCTGATCAGCCAGCGCCGCCTGCTCACCGAGGTCTGGGGGAGCAACTACGTGAAGGAGACGCACTACCTGCGGCAGTACATGGTGCAGCTCCGGCGCAAGCTGGAGGCCGACCCCGCCCACCCGTGCCACCTGCTCACCGAGCCGGGAATGGGCTACCGCTTCCAGCCGTAG
- a CDS encoding RecQ family ATP-dependent DNA helicase yields MGLRKTAGEWVGKVRAGRRLSTVARRTFGWRELRPGQREAMEYLLDGHDVLVVMPTGGGKSAVYQVPALLIDGPTVVVSPLIALQRDQVAGLAAADAGGAVAVNSAQPDRGSGASLDRVRAGDAEFVFLSPEQLAKPEVIDRLRAARPSLIAIDEAHCVSAWGHDFRPDYLRLGQAIERLGHPPVVALTATAAPLVRDDILDALGLSGAKVIVRGFDRPNIHLEVRRFVTKEDKRRALVEDAAARTGLGLVYVATRRAAEEYAGALREAGRRAEAYHAGMKPADRHRVHGMFRDGAVDVVVATSAFGMGIDKPDVRYVLHSDPPDSPDSYYQEIGRAGRDGKPAEAVLFYRPEDLGVRRFFAGGRADEELLLRVATLVGEHGGAVPARELRELLDIGPSRLTGVVNLLERVGAVTLTDRGDLRPLPGGPPPERAAAEAVELDDTRRRVDESRIEMMRGYAETTGCRRRALLEYFGEPYERACGNCDTCQAGAASTPAAGRAEEGPFPMHAKVVHKEWGAGVVMSRDPDRITVLFEEVGYKTLSLPAVRRDDLLVLAS; encoded by the coding sequence ATGGGTCTTCGGAAGACGGCCGGCGAGTGGGTCGGCAAGGTGCGCGCGGGGCGGCGGCTGAGCACGGTCGCCCGCCGGACGTTCGGCTGGCGCGAGCTGCGGCCCGGGCAGCGGGAGGCCATGGAGTACCTGCTGGACGGGCACGACGTGCTGGTGGTGATGCCGACGGGCGGCGGGAAGTCGGCGGTGTACCAGGTGCCCGCGCTGCTCATCGACGGCCCGACGGTGGTGGTGTCGCCCCTGATCGCCCTGCAGCGCGACCAGGTCGCCGGCCTCGCCGCGGCCGACGCGGGCGGCGCGGTCGCGGTGAACTCGGCCCAGCCCGACCGCGGGAGCGGCGCCTCGCTGGACCGGGTGCGCGCCGGAGACGCCGAGTTCGTCTTCCTGTCCCCCGAGCAGCTCGCCAAGCCGGAGGTGATCGACCGGCTGCGCGCCGCGCGCCCCTCGCTGATCGCCATCGACGAGGCGCACTGCGTGTCGGCGTGGGGGCACGACTTCCGTCCCGACTACCTGCGGCTCGGCCAGGCGATCGAACGGCTCGGGCACCCGCCGGTGGTCGCGCTGACCGCGACGGCCGCGCCGCTGGTGCGCGACGACATCCTCGATGCGCTCGGGCTGTCCGGCGCGAAGGTGATCGTCCGCGGCTTCGACCGGCCGAACATCCACCTGGAGGTGCGCAGGTTCGTCACCAAGGAGGACAAGCGCCGCGCGCTCGTCGAGGACGCCGCCGCCCGCACCGGCCTCGGCCTGGTGTACGTCGCGACGCGGCGCGCGGCCGAGGAGTACGCGGGCGCGCTGCGCGAGGCCGGGCGGCGCGCCGAGGCCTACCACGCGGGGATGAAGCCCGCCGACCGGCACCGGGTGCACGGGATGTTCCGCGACGGCGCTGTGGACGTCGTCGTCGCCACCTCGGCGTTCGGGATGGGCATCGACAAGCCCGACGTCCGGTACGTGCTGCACTCCGATCCGCCGGACTCGCCGGACTCCTACTACCAGGAGATCGGCCGGGCGGGCCGGGACGGGAAGCCCGCGGAAGCCGTCCTGTTCTACCGGCCCGAGGACCTCGGCGTGCGCCGGTTCTTCGCCGGAGGGCGGGCCGACGAGGAGCTGCTGCTGCGCGTGGCGACGCTGGTGGGCGAGCACGGCGGCGCCGTCCCCGCCCGGGAGCTGCGCGAGCTGCTGGACATCGGGCCCTCGCGCCTGACCGGCGTGGTCAACCTGCTGGAGCGGGTGGGGGCCGTCACGCTCACCGACCGCGGCGACCTGCGGCCCCTGCCGGGCGGGCCGCCGCCGGAGCGCGCGGCGGCCGAGGCGGTGGAGCTGGACGACACGCGGCGGCGGGTCGACGAGTCCAGGATCGAGATGATGCGCGGCTACGCCGAGACGACGGGGTGCCGCAGGCGGGCGCTGCTGGAGTACTTCGGCGAGCCGTACGAGCGGGCGTGCGGCAACTGCGACACCTGCCAGGCGGGCGCGGCGTCCACGCCGGCGGCCGGGCGGGCGGAGGAGGGGCCGTTCCCGATGCACGCCAAGGTGGTCCACAAGGAGTGGGGCGCGGGTGTGGTGATGAGCCGCGATCCCGACCGGATCACGGTGCTGTTCGAGGAGGTCGGGTACAAGACCCTCTCGCTGCCGGCGGTGCGGCGCGACGACCTGCTGGTCCTGGCGTCCTGA
- a CDS encoding serine/threonine-protein kinase, with translation MNSHDSGAVREGDVLTRRYRLVERIASGGTSAIWRAFDQSLHRTVAIKVLDGDHGAIRREARATARLLHHDAIEVYDYGETTTAAGRPAAYVVMRLLDGRALSERIAEGPLPWREAAAVGVRVARVLEAAHRRGIVHRDVTAENVLLTPEGAKLLDFGLAAFVGELAGSGVPGTPPYAAPERLTAGGVHPAVDVYALGVLLCEMLTGAPEVPPELAALCAACVAGNPAERPAAGHAAEVLTRALDAPPIAAGDTAIWIRRVRTAAAGSALLSASAAALLWLVNALGSFA, from the coding sequence GTGAACTCCCATGACTCGGGGGCCGTGCGTGAGGGCGACGTGCTCACGCGCCGGTACCGGCTCGTCGAGCGGATAGCCTCCGGCGGGACGTCCGCGATCTGGCGGGCCTTCGACCAGTCACTGCACCGCACCGTCGCGATCAAGGTCCTGGACGGCGACCACGGCGCGATCCGCAGGGAGGCGCGGGCGACCGCCCGGCTGCTCCACCACGACGCGATCGAGGTGTACGACTACGGCGAGACGACCACCGCGGCGGGACGTCCCGCCGCCTACGTCGTGATGCGGCTGCTGGACGGACGGGCCCTGTCCGAGCGGATCGCCGAGGGACCGCTGCCGTGGCGCGAGGCCGCGGCCGTCGGCGTCAGGGTCGCGCGGGTGCTGGAGGCCGCCCACCGGCGCGGCATCGTCCACCGCGACGTCACCGCCGAGAACGTCCTGCTCACGCCGGAGGGCGCCAAGCTGCTCGACTTCGGGCTCGCGGCGTTCGTCGGCGAGCTCGCCGGCTCCGGGGTCCCCGGCACGCCGCCGTACGCCGCGCCCGAACGGCTCACCGCGGGCGGCGTCCACCCCGCCGTGGACGTGTACGCCCTCGGCGTGCTGCTCTGCGAGATGCTCACCGGGGCGCCCGAGGTGCCGCCCGAGCTGGCCGCCCTGTGCGCGGCGTGCGTGGCGGGGAACCCCGCCGAGCGACCGGCCGCCGGGCACGCGGCCGAGGTGCTCACGCGGGCGCTCGACGCGCCGCCGATCGCGGCCGGTGACACGGCCATCTGGATCCGGCGCGTCCGGACGGCCGCCGCCGGGTCGGCGCTGCTGTCGGCCTCGGCCGCCGCGCTCCTCTGGCTGGTCAACGCGCTCGGCTCGTTCGCCTGA